In the Scomber japonicus isolate fScoJap1 chromosome 18, fScoJap1.pri, whole genome shotgun sequence genome, one interval contains:
- the LOC128379391 gene encoding syntaxin-1B-like: protein MLLLPTRSPAPPHPPADHCLLTGPGRWLLRSGSGSSRCLLALCLGSPRVLSPFGCYRKDPRRGAQQERQSVFAAVGSGHVTRHVTQVTLQVFSPKPSPCLSVLSTAGRTTTNEELEDMLESGKLAIFTDDIKMDSQMTKQALNEIETRHTEIIKLENSIRELHDMFVDMAMLVESQGEMIDRIEYNVEHSVDYVERAVSDTKKAVKYQSQARKKKIMIIICCVILGVVLASTIGGTLGF, encoded by the exons ATGCTTCTGCTCCCGACCCGCAgccctgcccccccccaccccccagcgGATCACTGCCTGTTAACGGGCCCGGGTCGCTGGCTGCTCCGGTCGGGCTCGGGCTCCTCGCGCTGCTTGCTCGCGCTCTGCCTCGGCTCACCTCGCGTGCTCAGCCCGTTCGGATGCTACCGTAAAGACCCGAGGAGAGGCGCG CAGCAGGAACGTCAGTCAGTGTTTGCCGCCGTCGGCTCCGGTCACGTGACCCGTCATGTGACCCAGGTGACTCTCCAGGTGTTCAGCCCTAAACCGTCTCCGTGTCTGTCTGTTCTGTCCACAGCTGGAAGAACCACCACCAACGAGGAGCTGGAGGACATGTTGGAGAGTGGCAAGCTGGCCATCTTCACCGATGAT ATCAAAATGGACTCTCAGATGACCAAGCAGGCTCTGAACGAGATCGAGACCCGACACACCGAGATCATCAAGCTGGAAAACAGCATCCGCGAGCTGCATGACATGTTCGTGGACATGGCCATGCTGGTGGAGAGCCAG GGAGAGATGATCGACAGAATCGAATACAACGTGGAACACTCTGTCGACTACGTGGAGCGAGCCGTGTCTGACACCAAGAAGGCCGTCAAATACCAGAGCCAGGCTCGCAAG AAGAAGATCATGATCATCATCTGCTGCGTCATCCTGGGCGTGGTCCTGGCGTCGACTATCGGCGGCACGCTGGGCTTCTAA